One genomic segment of Dysosmobacter sp. Marseille-Q4140 includes these proteins:
- a CDS encoding DUF1275 domain-containing protein → MEKTMRQPSDTFAVAALLALAGGFLDAYTYLCRGGVFANAQTGNMVLLALRAAEGRWQEAAAYLAPILAFALGVLVTEGVRTRYRGQGRFHWRHWVLGVEILALGAAALIPVGPWNGVVNVTVSFVCALQVEAFRKVRGYPFASTMCTGNLRSGTEALYHGAVNHDPALLRRSGCYFGVILCFLLGAALGCRMAPLFPQQAVLAAALFQLAAFALMCAVDAA, encoded by the coding sequence ATGGAAAAAACCATGCGTCAGCCCTCGGACACCTTTGCCGTGGCGGCGCTGCTGGCGCTGGCCGGCGGCTTTCTGGACGCTTACACCTACCTCTGCCGCGGCGGCGTGTTCGCCAATGCCCAGACCGGCAACATGGTGCTGCTGGCTCTGCGGGCGGCGGAGGGCCGCTGGCAGGAGGCGGCGGCCTACCTTGCCCCCATTCTGGCCTTCGCCCTGGGTGTGCTGGTGACAGAGGGCGTGCGTACCCGCTACCGGGGCCAGGGCAGGTTTCACTGGCGTCACTGGGTGCTGGGCGTGGAGATCCTGGCCCTGGGCGCCGCGGCCCTGATTCCTGTGGGCCCCTGGAACGGCGTGGTGAACGTGACCGTGTCCTTTGTCTGCGCGCTGCAGGTGGAGGCCTTCCGAAAGGTCCGGGGCTATCCCTTTGCATCCACCATGTGCACCGGCAACCTGCGCAGCGGCACCGAGGCGCTGTACCACGGTGCTGTGAACCACGACCCGGCTCTGCTGCGGCGGAGCGGATGCTACTTCGGGGTCATCCTCTGTTTTTTGCTGGGGGCGGCCCTGGGCTGTCGGATGGCGCCGCTCTTTCCGCAGCAGGCGGTGCTGGCGGCGGCGCTGTTCCAGCTGGCGGCCTTTGCGCTGATGTGCGCGGTGGATGCGGCGTAA
- a CDS encoding FUSC family protein: MLFKRPYHFPSVGLRNIKTALAATLCALVYYFLDRSPAFACIGAIFGMGSDYGTSKLHGGNRFFGTLVGGFIGMGLFAIYAAIFPNGGSRWFLIPLTFVGVVILILACQMIWVGGVQPGGVVLCIILFNTPIDSYVSYALNRILDTGVGVVAALFVNGMLPGGFTFGFMHRFYLRMGIRDDV; encoded by the coding sequence ATGCTGTTCAAACGCCCGTACCATTTCCCCAGCGTGGGGCTGCGAAACATCAAAACAGCTCTGGCAGCCACGCTGTGCGCCCTGGTATATTACTTTCTGGACCGCAGTCCGGCCTTCGCCTGCATTGGTGCCATCTTCGGCATGGGCAGTGACTACGGCACCAGCAAGCTCCACGGCGGCAACCGCTTTTTCGGCACCCTGGTGGGCGGCTTCATCGGCATGGGCCTCTTTGCCATTTACGCCGCGATCTTTCCCAATGGCGGCAGCCGCTGGTTTTTGATTCCTCTGACCTTTGTGGGCGTGGTCATTTTGATTTTGGCCTGTCAGATGATCTGGGTAGGCGGCGTCCAGCCGGGCGGCGTGGTGCTTTGCATCATCCTGTTCAACACCCCCATCGACAGCTATGTCTCCTACGCGCTCAACCGTATTCTGGATACCGGCGTGGGCGTGGTGGCGGCACTGTTCGTCAACGGAATGCTGCCCGGCGGATTCACCTTCGGGTTTATGCACCGCTTTTATCTGCGCATGGGCATCCGGGATGATGTCTGA
- a CDS encoding 2-keto-3-deoxygluconate permease, which produces MRTVPIKNFLDKFPGGIIIIPLLIGCLLNTFCPAVLQIGSFTTGLATGTSSLMGALFICLGAQLNVKCAPQALKTGFTLLIAKLLAGVLIGLLAAKLFNDSLLGLSMLAIVAAVSNSNGAMYATLTGQYGTASDQGATAIISFNDGPFLTMIVMGAAGAASIPYMSLVAALAPLVLGIILGNLDPKMRACLTNGMETVILVLAFAVGCTLSLRQVVEGGLSGILLGFLALIPAGFICIAADRLTGGSGIAGAAISSVAANAIATPAALAEVDPALSGIAGVAAAQIAAASIVTCLLTPFLAAWVAKQNAKRALAKKG; this is translated from the coding sequence ATGCGAACGGTCCCCATCAAAAACTTTCTGGATAAATTCCCCGGCGGCATCATTATCATCCCCCTGCTGATCGGCTGCCTGCTGAATACCTTCTGCCCGGCAGTGCTGCAGATCGGCAGCTTCACCACAGGACTGGCCACCGGCACCTCCAGCCTCATGGGCGCGCTGTTCATCTGCCTGGGCGCCCAGCTGAATGTCAAGTGCGCGCCCCAGGCCCTCAAAACCGGCTTCACCCTGCTGATCGCCAAGCTGCTGGCCGGCGTGCTGATCGGCCTGCTGGCAGCCAAGCTCTTCAATGACAGTCTGCTGGGCCTGAGCATGCTGGCCATCGTGGCCGCCGTCTCCAACTCCAACGGCGCCATGTACGCCACCCTCACCGGCCAGTACGGCACCGCCAGCGACCAGGGCGCCACCGCCATCATCTCCTTCAACGACGGCCCCTTCCTGACCATGATCGTCATGGGCGCCGCCGGCGCGGCCTCCATTCCCTACATGAGCCTGGTTGCCGCCCTGGCCCCCCTGGTGCTGGGTATCATCCTGGGCAATCTGGATCCCAAGATGCGCGCCTGCCTGACCAACGGCATGGAGACCGTCATCCTGGTGCTGGCCTTTGCCGTGGGCTGCACTCTGAGCCTGCGCCAGGTGGTGGAGGGCGGTCTGTCCGGCATCCTGCTGGGCTTCCTGGCCCTGATCCCCGCCGGGTTCATCTGCATCGCGGCCGACCGGCTCACCGGCGGCAGCGGCATTGCCGGCGCGGCCATCTCCAGTGTGGCAGCCAACGCCATCGCCACGCCCGCCGCTCTGGCGGAGGTGGACCCGGCCCTGTCCGGCATTGCAGGCGTGGCGGCGGCCCAGATCGCGGCGGCCTCCATCGTCACCTGCCTGCTGACCCCCTTCCTGGCCGCCTGGGTCGCCAAGCAGAATGCCAAGCGGGCCCTGGCCAAAAAAGGCTGA